The segment CCGTTCAGGTCGATGCCGTCCTCATGCAGCACCCACGACACGACCGCGCTGCGCGCGGTGCCGTACGACTCGCCGTAAAGGAACTTCGGCGAATTCCAGCGCGAATACTTGGTCAGGTAGCGCTGGATGAAGCGGTCGATCGAGCGCGCATCCTGGTCGGTGCCCCAGAAGTCCTTGTTCTTCGCCGGGGCGATCGCCGCCGAATAACCGGTGCCGACCGGGTTGATGAACACGAGGTCGGTGCGGTCGAGCAGGCTGTCGGGGTTGTCGAGCAGCTTGTACGGCGCGGGCGGCGTGAAGTTCGGGAACGACGACTGCAGGCGCTTCGGCCCGTACGAGCCGAGCAGCAGGTAGACCGACGACGAGCCGGGGCCGCCGTTGTAGAAGAACGTGACCGGGCGCGGCTTCGACGGGTCCGGATTGTCCTGCGTGTACGCGACGTAGAACATCTTCGCGTTCGGCGCCGACGTGATCGGATCGATCGTCGTCAGGTGGCCCGTGGTGGCCGTGTACTTGACGGTCTTGCCGCCGATCGTGACCTGGCGGTGCACGACCGCGGCGCCTTCCGTCGAATCCGTGACCGCGTCGTTCGGCCCGGTGCCGTACACGTCGTTGTCGACGTACGGCTGGTCGGCCGCGGCGGCGGCCGTCGCGTTGGTGCTGGCCGTCGTGCTGCCGTTGGACGCCGTCGCAGCCGCGGCGGCGGCCGAAGCGGCAGGGCTCGGCCCGTCGTCGCCGCCGCACCCCGTGACGAGCAGCGCTGCAGCCGCGGCGGCGGCGAGCGGCACGCTCAGAGTCGTTCCGAATAGCGCGAAACCGTCTTTCAAGGACTTCCGTGTCGTCATTATTGCCTCTCGAACAGAACGATAAATACCGCCGGCCGCAAAGGATCATTTGCACCGGCGCTCCGCACCGGGAATGCATTCGTTATGCGACGCACTCCGAGTTTTTTACCGGATCGGCAAATACCGATCGGCACGATTTACCCCACCCATATTCTTTTGCGACTGCACAATGGAATCAATTCCATTGCGAACGACAATTCAATAATCCGCAGCAATACGAATGCATTTCACCTATTCGCATGCGCACAAAATCGACGGCAAAACGGTGCCCCGCAAAGCCCGCCCGACAAGGCGGCCTCGCTGAGAATAGACGAACAATCCCCGTCGGCGAGATGCCGATTAATCGTAAAACGGCGACCAATCGCAGCTCGAGCCGATTTAATAAAATCGAAAGGATCGATTAACCAAACGGAAAGGAATATCTCGTATCAGGAATTTATTAAATTAAGTGAAAATACCGGCGCATAATAGGTTCCTGATTTACCGCCGTAAAGTAATAATTTGTTACAGCGCTCGCCATTCGGATAAAAGGCGGCACGGGACCGATTCCAGCGACGAAAAAGAAAAAGCCGGACGGCTGTCCGGCTTCGTGATGGCGGTACTGCAGGTGCCGTCAGAGCGGCACGTCGATCGCGCCGGCGCCGGTCGTGATTGCGTTCACGCCCGGCGCGGCCGAGATCGGCGGCAGGTTCGCGCTCGTCAGCGCGGGCGCGGCGCCCGGCGTGCCGCCGCGCGGCACCGTGCGGATCACCTGCGACGGCGGCAGCGGCGCGCCGTTCTTCAGGTGCCGCCACATCAGGTTCAGCGCCTGCAGGTTGTAGTAGTGGACCGGCACGAAGCGCGTGTCGAAGCCCGCGACGGGCAGGAACGCGTCGAAGTGCTGGCCGTTCGTCACCTCGTAGAACACGAGCTGGCTGCGGCCGCCCTCGCTGATGCCGTTCTGCGCGACGTACGCGCGCGACGCGTGGTTCACCGGCACGAGCGCGTCGCTGCGGCCCTGCACGATGATCGCCGGCTTGCCCTGCAGGTTCGCGTTCACGCGCACCGCGTCGACGTTCGCGGGCATCCCGAGCATTCCGTTCGTCCACAGCTGGCGCAGGCACAGCGCACCCGCGAAGCTCGCATCGGGCGTCGCGAGCCGGTGGTCGACGCCCGCGCCCGTGTTGAACACGAGGTCGATGCCGGCCGTCGGCGGCACGCCGTTGCCGACGCCGAACACGGCCGGCATCGGCGATGTGGCGGGCGGCGCGACCGCGCCCGTCGCCGGGTTGATCGTCGCGAAACTGAAATTGCACAGGTTGTCGGTCACGCGCGAGCGCGTGTACGCGTTCGCATAGGTGACCGCGATCGCCGGAATCGCCTGCGAATCCCACATCGGCGCTTGCAGCAGGTCGGAATCGGCGAGATAACCGGCCGCGTGGAGCTGCGCGAGCGCGTCGGCGGCCTGGCTCTGCGTGTCGGCGCCCGACACGAGCCCGGCCGCGGCGAGCGTCGCGCAGCGCTGCGTGCGGATCGACTGCGTGGTCGCGGCCGGCAGCGCGCTCAGGTACGGCGCGCCGGCGAGCGACGCCGACGCGGCCGCGCACGGCTGCAGCAGGTTCGCGAGCGTCGCATAGTCGGCCAGCGGCCGGCCGAACGACGGCACGGGCTGGCCGCCCGTGCGCACGATCGCGTTCGGCGCCATCCGCACGTTGATCTGCGGTTCGCCGACCACGACCGCGGTAATCCAGCCGCGGCTGTCCTGCTCGGCCGCCGCGAGCGACGCGCCGCCGCCGTTGCTGACGGACGCGGCGATCGTCGTGATGTCGCCCGCGCGATAGCGCACGCCGTGATGCGAGCCGTCGATCAGCGGTCCGAACTGCTCGTTGAGCGCCCAGTACGCGAACTCGACCGACTGCAGCGTCACGCGCCCCCAGTCCTGCTCGGGATTCTGCTGCGAATGGGCGTGCTTGAACGCATAGCGGTTCGGGAAGCGGCTGTTGAACGCGGCGAGATCACCGCTCGTCACGTTCGCGGTAAACAGGCTCGCGGTGCCGGCGAGCACCGCGTTGGCGAGCGTGCCGTCGATCAGCGTGACGGTATCGGAGCCGAGCTCGTGCGCGCCGTTGCCGCCGCCCTTGTCGTTGTACGCGACCGCGCAGCCGCGCTTGAGCGCCCACTCGCCGGCCGCGGAGATCGCGCCGTACACGCCGCGCGAGCCCGACGACGTCGCGGTGACGATGCACGGCTGCGCGGGATCGAAGCTGGCGGGCACCTGCACGAGCAGCGTCACGTTCTTGCTGCCGCTGCCGTCGTCGGAATACGCGAGATATTCGGTGCCGGGGATCTTGCCTTCGCCGAGCGTGTCGTTGCCGGCGAGGTCGACGTTCGGCCCCCAGAAGCGGCCGTAGCCGCCGTTCGCGCTCATGTCGACGAGCGCGCGGTAGTTCGACCAGATCGCGAGACGGCGCAGCTCGGCGCTTGTCGGCCGGGATGGATTCGCAAAGCCGGGCGCGCTCGCCGCCGCGAGGCCCGTCTTGCCGAGGCCGGCCGTCAGCAGGTCGTCGCTCGCGCCGTCGTAGGCCGTCGTGCGCACGCTGCCGGACACGAAGCCGGGCAACCGGTTGCGCTCGGCCGAATCGTCGCCGTTGCAGGCGCCGAGCACCGCGACTGCGGCCAGCGCCGCGCCGAACACCACCCGCCTGCCCCACCCGAGCTTCGCCATCGCCGCCCTCTCGATCTCGTTATCGGGCCGCCGCCGCGTCGCGCGCGGTTCGCGGCTTCTGAAGCGCAAACGGGCCCCGGCACGCCGGGGCCCGCCTGAAAGCGGGCGCACGCGGCGCTCGCGCGCCGCCGCCCGGCATCACTGCTGCTGAACCGTCAGCTTGTTGGTGACCGACGTCACGCCCTTCACGCCCTTGGCTGCGGCTTCGGCCTTGTCGATCTGTGCCTGTTCGGGCATCGTGCCCTCCAGCGTGATCGCGCCGCCCTTCGAACGCACGACGAGGTTCGACACATTCTCGCCGGATTCCTTAGAAATCGCCTTGCGCACCGCGTAGCCGAGCTTGCGGTTCGCCTTCTTCGCGGTTTTCGCGGCGGCCTTCGGCGCGCTCGTCGCGGCCGCCGGCGCTTCAGTTGCCGCCGCATCGCTCGACTGCGCATACACGCTGCCCGACAGACAGGCCGCCACGGCGGCGACGCCCAACGCTCTCAACACGATCGACTTCATGCTATCTCCTTGTAACTCCGGAACGGCCGTGCACAGTACGGCCGGATACCCCCAAAGACAGCCGGCCCGCGCGCGAACGGGCGGGACAGCCGGTGATTTCCACGGCGATGCGAGAGAGGCGAGACGGGCCGGCAGCCGGCGCGCGCGAAAGCGGGCCGGCCGGGCCGGACAGCCGCCGGCCGGACGCGCCCGGTCTCATTGCGTGCCGGGTCGCGCGCGAATCGGGCGCGGCTGCGTCGCACAATGTAATCCAGCGCCCGCGGAAGCGCAAAGCTTTTGACGCGGCGCCGCCCGCCGCTGTCGCCGCAGCGCCGCGCCGCGGCGCCCGACTCGCGCATGCGCGGCGAAACCGGGTACCATCGCCGCGAGAATCCGCATCGTCCGTGACGACCGTCATCGATGCGTCACGCCAGCGTCATTCGCCGATCCCATGAAGCCTGCCCGCCCTCGCCCGCCTCGCCGTATCCTCGCCCGCTTCGTCGCGGTGTCGTGGCGCGACCTCGCGCTGTCGATCGGCCCGACCGTGCTGCTCGCCGCCGCGGCCGTCTGGCTCGCGGTCAGGCTGATCCAGCCGGCGCCGCCGTCCACGCTCGTGATCTCGGCCGGGCCGCCCGGCAGCACATACTGGAACGCCGCGCAGAAATACAAGGCCATCCTCGCGAAGAACGGCGTCACGCTCGACGTCGAATCGTCCGAAGGCTCCGCGCAGAACCTCGCGCGGCTGTCGAACCCGAACGCGCCGGTCGACGTCGGTTTCGTGCAGAGCGGCATCGGCCCGAAGGAGCGCGACGACCAGCTCGTGTCGCTCGGCAGCATCGGCTACGTGCCGCTCGCGATCATGTACCGCGGCCCGATCGTCGCGCGCCTGTCCGACTTCAAGGGCAAGCGGCTCGCGCTCGGCGCGGAAGGCAGCGGCGCGCGCGAGCTGAGCCTCGCGCTGCTGAAGATGAACGGCATCGTGCCGGGCGGCCCGACCGAACTGCTGCCGACGGCCGGCGAGGACGCCGCGACCGCGCTGCTCGACGGCAAGATCGACGCGGCGTTCCTGTCCGGCGACTCGACGCAGATCCCGGTGATGGCGAAGCTGTTCCGCGCGCCCGGCGTGCACGTGTACTCGTTCACGCAGGCCGAGGCGTACGCACGGCGCTTCCCGTACCTGACCGCGATCACGCTGCCGATGGGCGTCTACGATCTCGGCCAGAACCTGCCGCCCGCCGACATCCATACGGTCGCGCCGACCATCGAGCTGGTCGCGCGCGACACGCTGCACCCGGCGCTGTCCGACCTGCTGATCGAGGCCGCGCGCGAGGTACACGGCCACGCGACGATCCTGCAGCACGCAGGCGAATTCCCGTCGCCCGTGACGCGCGGCTTCCAGCTCTCCGACGACGCCGCGCGCTACTACAAGTCGGGCAAGACCTTCCTGTACCGCCGGCTGCCGTTCTGGGTCGCGAGCCTCGTCGACCGGCTGCTCGTCGTGATCGTGCCGCTGATCGTCGTGCTGATCCCCGGGCTGCGGCTCGTGCCGTCGCTGTACGGCTGGCGCGTGCGCTCGCGCATCTACCGCTGGTACGGCGCGCTGATCGCGCTCGAGCGCCGCGCGCTCGGCGAGCACACGGCCGAGGAGCGCGTCCGGTTGCTCGACGAGCTCGACGACATCGAGGAAGCCGTGAACCGGATGAAGATGCCGCTCGCGTACGCCGGGCAGTTCTACGTGCTGCGCGAGCACATCGGCTTCGTGCGCGAGCGGCTCACCGCGCACGACCAGGACACGCCGGCGGGCCCGCCCGGCGCCGGCGGCCAGCCGCAGGCACGCGCCGACGCCCCGCCGCCGGCCGGCGCTCCCCCCCGGGCGACTCCCGGTTCCGCATAAGCGGACGATCCGCGATCATTGCTGCAAGCGCGCACCGCCGCGTACCATGGAGGCCGCCGCACGCCCCACCCTCTGGAGATCGTCATGACAACCGGCCTCGATACCGCCCAGCCCGCCTGGTTCTTCGACTTCGTGTCGCCGTTCTCCTATCTGCTGCTCGAACAGCACGACAAGTGGCCGGACGTGCCGTTCGAGCCGGTCGCCGTGTCGCTCATCGACCTGCAGCGCCACTGGGGGCAACGCCCGAGCGCCGACGTGCCGGCCAAGCGCGTGTTCACGTACCGTCACGCGCTGTTTCGCGCGGAACAGCTCGGCATCCGCTTCAAGATGCCGCCCGCGCACCCGTTCGAGTCCGACAAGGTGCTGCGCCTCGCGATCGCGCTGCGCGCCGATATCGCAACCGTGCTGGAGATGTTCCGCTTCATCTGGCGCGACGGCAACGATCCGTCGACGCCGGAAGGTTTCGCGGCGCTGTGCGAACGGGTCGGCGTCGGCCACGGCGACGAACTGATCGAATTCGAGGAGACGAGTGCGCAACTGGCCCGCAACAACGCCGACGCGATCGCGCTCGGCGTGTTCGGCGTGCCGACGTTCTGGATGAACCAGCAACTGTTCTGGGGCGAGGACGCGCTGCCGATGGTGCTGTACTGCGCGCGCACGCCGAACTGGCTCGAATCGCGCGAGGTCAAGCGGATCAGCGCGCTGCCGAAGGGTCGTGCGTGATGGCCGGCGTGATGGCCGGTATCACGCACGGCAACGCGCGGCTGCGGTAAGGTTAGGCTTCGCCCGAATCACCCCTACCGATGGAAGACGACGACCGTACCGCCTCGCTCGACATCTGGCTCGTGCGCGTATTGCGCACGCTGCTGCTCGAGCGCAGCGTCACGCAGGCCGCGTTGCGGCTGAACCAGACCCAGCCCGCGATCAGCACCGCGCTGCGCAAGCTGCGCGAGACGCTGAACGACCCGATCCTCGTGCGCGGCAAATCCGGGATGGTGCCGACCGAATACGGCGCGTCGCTGCTCGAAGCCGCGCAGCGCGCGCTACGCGAAGTCGACTTCATCGCGACGCCGCACGGCGACTTCGACCCGTCGTCCGCGCGCCGCACGTTCCGCGTCGCCGCGCCCGACTACCTGAACGATTTCTTCATGCCGACGCTGATCGAGCGCTTTCGCGACGCGGCGCCGCATGCGCATCTGGAAATCGACTCGCTGAATCCCGCGCTCGACCACGCGGGCGCGCTCGAATCGGGCGCGCTCGATCTCGTGATCGGCAACTGGCCGAAGCCCGACCCGCAGTTCGCGCGCCAGGACCTGTTCTCCGACACGATCGTGTGTCTGATGCGCGAAGCGCACCCGCTCGCGCACGTACCGCTCACGCGCGAAGCGTATGCGGCGGCGGCGCACGTCGCGCCGACGCCATACACCGGCGACAAGCGCAACGCGATCGAGATCGGCCTCGGGCGCGCGCGCCTCACGCGGCGCATCGTGACGACGCTGCCGTACTTCGGGATCGTGCCGCAGGTGCTGCTGCAGTCGGACCTGATCTTCACGACGACGCGCCGCTTCGCGACGCACTATGCGCAGTTGCTGCCGCTCGTCGTCGTCACGCCGCCCGTGCCGTTCCCGCGCATCAAGAGCTACCTGCTCACGCATCCGCAGCCCGACCGCCCGACCGACATCGCGTGGCTGTGCGCGCTGATGCAGAGCGTGTCCGACGAGCTGACGGTCGCCCGCAGCCGCAAGCGCTGATACGCGGCGCGGCCGCTCAGGCCGTGCAGAAGGTTTCCTGCAGATGGGTCCAGCGCACGGTGCCTGCCGCGTCGCGTTCGAACACGGCCGTCGCACGGCGCGCGGGCAGCTCGCCCGATGCCGCGTGCTGCGCTTCGAGATAGGTGATCACCGCATGCGATGCGTCGGCCGCGAGCACGCGGATCTCCGACAGCGTGATGCGCAGCCCCGGCTTCGCGCCGCCAAGCTTCGCGAACAACGCGTGCGTGCCGTCGCGGTCGAACACGCGGCCGTCGGTCACGATCATCGTGAAATCGGTGGAAAACGGCGCGAGCATCGCGTCGAGCGCCGCCGGCGCGGTGTCGACGCCGGACAGCCAGCGTTCGATGGCGACGAGGCTCGCATCGAGCGCGTCGAGATAAATCGGGTGATCGGACATGTGCGTGCACGGTAAGGCGCGGCCCGATGCCGCGCGTTGCCGTGCAGTGTATGCAAAAACGCGCGGCCGTGCGCCGGCCGCACGGCGCTACCGCGTGCAGGACACCTCGTCGCGCGCGCGCCCGGCCGCGGCCGCCTTCGCGTCGGCCACCGGCATGCCCGAGCGCGCCTGCAGCAGCTCCGCGCACACGGCCACCGCGATCGCGCCCGGCGCCTTGTCGACGATGCCCGCAACGCCGATCGGGCACACCATCTCCACGAGCCGCGCCGGATCGACACCGCGCGCGGCGAGCCGGCGCTCGAACTTCACGCGCTTGGTGCGCGAGCCGATCATCCCGAAGTACGCGTAGTCGCGCCGCCGCATGATCTGCGCGGCGAGCGAGAAGTCGAGCGCGTGGTTGTGCGTCATCACGAGGAAGTACGCGCCGGGCGGCGCCGCGTCGACGACGGCCTCCGGCGTGTCGGTCGGCTCCGGCTGCACGTTCGGCGGACATTCGTCCGGGAACAGCTCGTCGCGCGTGTCGACCCACTGCACGACGCACGGCAGTGCGCCGAGCAGCGTGACGAGCGCGTGACCGACGTGCCCGGCGCCGAACAGCACGATGTGCATCGGCGCCGGCGCACCGGTCGCGCGGTTGCGCTGGCCGGTGCCCTGCGCGAACGTCGGGTTCGACGCGGCGCGAAGCGAGCGTGCGGGCCCGTTCATGTCAGCCTCCGCCGGGCCGCCCCACACGCATGGGGATAAGCCATCGGGAGATGGGGGGGCTGCGCCCCCCCAAGCGAACAAAGTGAGCGTGGGGGCCGTTTCATGTCAGCCTGCCTGAACCGCGCGGGCTGCACGCACCGCACTCACCGCGCGCAGGATCGACTCGCCGGTGGCCGGCGCGTCGAGCGGCGGGTTCACCTGGTAATCGCCGACCGCCGCGATCGCGTCGCGCACCGCGAAGAACACCGAGAACGGCAGCAGCAGCGGCGGCTCGCCGACGGCCTTCGACCGGTGGATGCTGTCCTCGACGTTGCGGTTCTCGAACAGCCGCACGTTGAATTCGGGCGGCGTGTCGTTGACGGTCGGGATCTTGTACGTGGACGGCGCATGCGTCATCAGCTTGCCGCCCTTGTTCCACCACAGCTCCTCGGTCGTCAGCCAGCCCATCCCCTGGATGAACGCGCCTTCGACCTGGCCGATGTCGAGCGCCGGGTTCAGCGACGCGCCCACGTCGTGCAGCGCATCGACACGCAGCGTGCGCATCTCGCCCGTCAGCGTGTCGATCACGACTTCCGACACGGCCGCGCCGTACGAATAGTAGTAGAACGGCCGGCCCTGCAGCTTCGACTGATCCCAGTACAGCTTCGGCGTCGCGTAGAAACCGTCGGACCAGAGCTGCACGCGCGCGAGGTACGCCTTCGCGATCACTTCGCCGAACGGCACGCCGTTGCCGCCGACCCACACGAAGTCGTTGCCGAACTTCACGTCGGCCGCATCGACCTTGCCGTCGCCGTACTGCTTCGCCGCGAACACCGCGAGCCGCTCGCGCAACTGGCGCGCCGCATCCTGCGCGGCCTTGCCGTTCAGGTCCGAGCCCGTCGACGCGGCCGTCGCGGACGTGTTCGCAACCTTGCTCGTATCGGTCGCCGTCACGCGGATCCGGCCGAAGCGGATGCCGAGCTCGTGCGCGACGACCTGCGCGACCTTCGTGTTGAGCCCCTGCCCCATCTCCGTGCCGCCGTGGTTCACGAGCACCGAGCCGTCGGTGTAGATGTGCACCAGCGCGCCGGCCTGGTTGAAGTGCGTGACGTTGAACGCGATCCCGAACTTCACCGGCGTGAGCGCGATGCCCTTCTTCAGCACCGTGTTGCGCGCGTTGAATGCGCGCACGCCCGCGCGCCGCGCGCGATAGTCGCTCGTCGTCTCGAGTTCGCCGAGCAGCTCCTGCAGCACGTTGTCCTCGACCGTCTGCCCGTACGGCGTCACGTTGCGTTCGATCTTGCCGTACAGGTTCGCGTAGCGGACGTCGAGCGGATCGCGGTCGAGCGAACGCGCGACGTCGTCGAGGATGTACTCGATCGCGAACGCGCCCTGCGGGCCGCCGAAGCCGCGGAACGCGGTGTTCGACTGCGTGTTGGTCTTGCCGCAGTAGCCGGCGATGTCGACGTCGCCCAGCCAGTACGCGTTGTCGAAGTGGCACACCGCGCGCGTCATCACCGGGCCCGACAGGTCGGCCGAGAAGCCGCAGCGCGACGTCATGTCGAGCGCCACGCCGTCGAGGCGGCCGTCGTCGTCGTAGCCGACGTCGAAGCGGTAGTGGAAGTCGTGCCGCTTGCCGGTGATCATCATGTCGTCGTCGCGGTCCGGGCGCAGCTTCACCGGGCACAGCAGCTTCCACGCGGCGAGCGCCGCGCAGCACGCGAACAGGCCCGACTGCGACTCCTTGCCGCCGAACCCGCCGCCCATCCGGCGGCATTCGACCAGCACGTTGTGCGACGCGACGCCAAGCACGTGCGCGACGAGGTGCTGCATCTCGCTCGGGTGCTGCGTCGAGCAGTACACGTGCATCCCGTCGTCGTCCTTCGGCACCGCGTACGCGATCTGCCCTTCCAGGTAGAACTGCTCCTGGCCGCCGAGCAGCATCTCGCCCGACTCGCGGTGCGGCGCGGCAGCGAGCCGCGCGGCCGCGTCGCCGCGCGCGAGCTTCAGCGGCGGGATCACGTAGGTTTCGGCCTGGCGCGCCTCCTGTGCGGTCAGGATCGCGGGCAGCTCTTCGTAGTCGACCTTCGCGCGGCGCGCGGCGAGCCGCGCGGTTTCATGCGACGTCGCGACGACGATGAACATCGGCTGGCCGACGAACTGCACGATGCCCCTGGCGAGCACCGGGTCGTCGTGGACGATCGGGCCGCAATCGTTGACGCCCGGGATGTCGTCGGCCGTGAACACGGCGACCACGCCCGGCGTCGCGCGCACCGCGTCGAAGTTCATCGACACGATCCTCGCGTGCGGCTTTGCCGACAATCCGAGCGCCGCGTGCAGCGTGCCCGCGACGACCGGAATGTCGTCGGTGTAGGTGGCGCGCCCGCTGACGTGCAGGTGCGCGGATTCGTGCGCGCGCGATACGTGGACCTGCGCGGCGTCGGCCTGCGGGTCGAGGGTACTCAGGAACGGTTCTGCTTGCTGGTTCATCTTCGGTGTTCTCCGTCTTCAGACGCGCGCCGCGTCGTTGCCGACTTCGGCGGCCACTTCACGCACATTCAGGGCTTGCGGCGGCAGCGGGTCGTGCGGGCGCGTCTCCAGCCAGAATCGGTACATCAGGTTCTTCGCGGTATCGAGGCGATATGTGCTCGTCGCGCGCATGTCGGACAGCGGCTGGTAGTCGCGCTCGAGCGCCTGCATCGCGGCCTGCGCGGTGGCTTCGTGCCACTGCGCGCCGTCGAGCACGGCTTCCGTCTGCGTCGCGCGCTTCGGCGTCGCGGCCATCCCGCCGAACGCGATGCGCGGCTCGCGGATCGTGTCGCCGTCCGCGATGAACGCGAACGCCGCGCAGACGGCCGAGATGTCGGAGTCGAACCGCTTCGACAGCTTGTACGTGCGGAACTGCAGCTTCTCGCGCGCACCGGTGCGGGTCGGCACCTTCACGCCGACGACGAATTCGTGCGGCGCCATGTCCTTCTGCTGGTAGCCCGTGTAGAGCGCCTCGAGTGGCAGCTCGCGCACCGTGTCGCCGCCGCGCAGCACGACCCGCGCGCCGAGCGCGATCAGGCCGGGCATCGAATCGCCGATCGGCGAGCCGTTCGCGACGTTGCCGCCGAGCGTGCCCGCGTTGCGGATCGGCAGCGACGCGAAGCGCTTCCACATCTCGGTCAGCTCCGGATACGTGACGGCCAGTGCCGCATATGCGGTCTCGACCGTCACGCCCGCGCCGATCTCGATCCAGTCGCCGCGCGCCGCGACGCGCTGCAGTTCGGCGATCTGGCCGACGTAGATCAGGTCGTCGAGCCGGCGCATCTGCTTCGTGACCCACAGGCCGATGTCGGTGCTGCCCGCGAGGATGCACGCGTCGGGCCGCTCGGCCTTCAGCGCGGCCAGCGCGTCGAGCGTGCGCGGCGCCGCGAAGCGCGCGCCGTTGATCGTCGTGTAGTCGAATGTGTCGTCGCGCTGGAGCGACGCGAGCGTGCGGGCGAGCGCGGCCGTGTCGACCGGTGCCGACGGCGACGGCGCGTCGAACATCTGCACGGCCGCATCGACGATCGGGCGATAGCCGGTGCAGCGGCACAGGTTGCCCGTCAGCGCGTCGGCGATCTCGGTGCGCGTCGGCACGTCCTTCGCCTTCGCGCACGCGCTGCCGCAACCCTCGTGGCCGTGCTTCTCGTACAGCGCCCACATCGACATCACGAAGCCGGGCGTGCAGAACCCGCATTGCGAACCGTGGCAATCGACCATCGCCTGCTGCACCGGATGCAGCGCACCGTCCGGCTGGCGCAGGTCCTCGACCGTCAGCAGCGCCTTGCCGTCGAGCGTCGGCAGGAACTGGATGCACGCGTTGACGGCCTTGAACTCGACCGCGCCGGCGTCGGTCAGCTCGCCGACGACGACCGTGCACGCGCCGCAGTCGCCTTCCGCGCAGCCTTCCTTGGTGCCGGTGCAATGCGCGTCCTCGCGCAGGTACTGCAGCACGGTGCGGGTGACGTCCGCGCCGCTGACTTCGCGGATCGCGTGACGATGGTAGAAGCGGATCGGCTCACTCATGTCTCTATGATTCTTCAAATGGGGGCAAGGCGGCCTGCGCGAAGCGCTCGACCGACGTTTCTCTGACAGTTTGCACGCTATCACCATCAAATTCCGCAACCCATAGCCCATCACGCATGGGGCCCATATAACTGCCGCGATATGAGCGCCGGGGCCGCCCGGCGCCCTTTCCGCACGGTGCCCCGCCGGCGTTTCCGACGTGTCGGCAACGATCCGTCATCGTCGAAAACAGGTCGCGATTAACTAAATGGTACCTGCGTGAAAACCGGTTCCATGGGAAAATCCCGATTCCGTTTTTCGCCGCCGTCCGTTCCGTAACGTTCCGTTCCGTTCATTCGTTCCGACCCCATGTCTACCGACTCCGCCACACCACCACGCAGCGGGTTCGCGGTCACGCTGCAAATCGTGTCCGTCGTCTGCTTCACGTTCATCTGCTACCTGACCATCGGCCTGCCGCTCGCGGTGCTGCCGGGCTTCGTCCATGACGACCTCGGCTTTTCCGCGATCGTCGCGGGCGGCGCGATCAGCGTCCAGTACTTCGCGACGCTCGCGTCGCGGCCGCTCGCCGGGCGCTTCGCCGATACGCTCGGCCCGAAGCAGACGGTGCTGCGCGGGCTGGTCGGCTGCGGCGTGTCGGGCGTGCTGCTGCTCGTCGCGCTGCTGCTCGCGCACTGGCCGGTCGCGAGCCTCGTGCTGCTGGTCGCGAGCCGGCTCGTGCTCGGCGTCGGCGAGAGCCTGTGCGGCACCGGCGCGATCCTGTGGGGCATCGGCCGGGTCGGCGTCACGCACAACGCGAAGGTGATCTCGTGGAACGGCATCGCGACCTACGGCGCGCTCGCGCTCGGCGCGCCGGTCGGCGTCGCGATCGCGCATACGCTGAATCCGGCGCTGATCGGCGTGATCGTGATCGCGCTGGCCGCGCTCGGCTTCTACCTCGCGCGCCTGATCGATTCCGTGCCGCTCGTGCATGGCGAACGGATGTCGTATGCAAGCGTGTTCACGCGCGTGCTGCCGCACGGCCTCGGCCTCGCGCTCGGCTCGGCCGGCTTCGGCTCGATCGCGACCTTCGTCACGCTGTACTACGCGGCGCGCCACTGGCCGAACGCCGCGCTGTCGCTGACCGTGTTCGGCACGCT is part of the Burkholderia pyrrocinia genome and harbors:
- a CDS encoding polyketide cyclase, whose product is MSDHPIYLDALDASLVAIERWLSGVDTAPAALDAMLAPFSTDFTMIVTDGRVFDRDGTHALFAKLGGAKPGLRITLSEIRVLAADASHAVITYLEAQHAASGELPARRATAVFERDAAGTVRWTHLQETFCTA
- the xdhC gene encoding xanthine dehydrogenase accessory protein XdhC codes for the protein MNGPARSLRAASNPTFAQGTGQRNRATGAPAPMHIVLFGAGHVGHALVTLLGALPCVVQWVDTRDELFPDECPPNVQPEPTDTPEAVVDAAPPGAYFLVMTHNHALDFSLAAQIMRRRDYAYFGMIGSRTKRVKFERRLAARGVDPARLVEMVCPIGVAGIVDKAPGAIAVAVCAELLQARSGMPVADAKAAAAGRARDEVSCTR
- the xdhA gene encoding xanthine dehydrogenase small subunit codes for the protein MSEPIRFYHRHAIREVSGADVTRTVLQYLREDAHCTGTKEGCAEGDCGACTVVVGELTDAGAVEFKAVNACIQFLPTLDGKALLTVEDLRQPDGALHPVQQAMVDCHGSQCGFCTPGFVMSMWALYEKHGHEGCGSACAKAKDVPTRTEIADALTGNLCRCTGYRPIVDAAVQMFDAPSPSAPVDTAALARTLASLQRDDTFDYTTINGARFAAPRTLDALAALKAERPDACILAGSTDIGLWVTKQMRRLDDLIYVGQIAELQRVAARGDWIEIGAGVTVETAYAALAVTYPELTEMWKRFASLPIRNAGTLGGNVANGSPIGDSMPGLIALGARVVLRGGDTVRELPLEALYTGYQQKDMAPHEFVVGVKVPTRTGAREKLQFRTYKLSKRFDSDISAVCAAFAFIADGDTIREPRIAFGGMAATPKRATQTEAVLDGAQWHEATAQAAMQALERDYQPLSDMRATSTYRLDTAKNLMYRFWLETRPHDPLPPQALNVREVAAEVGNDAARV
- the xdhB gene encoding xanthine dehydrogenase molybdopterin binding subunit, with amino-acid sequence MNQQAEPFLSTLDPQADAAQVHVSRAHESAHLHVSGRATYTDDIPVVAGTLHAALGLSAKPHARIVSMNFDAVRATPGVVAVFTADDIPGVNDCGPIVHDDPVLARGIVQFVGQPMFIVVATSHETARLAARRAKVDYEELPAILTAQEARQAETYVIPPLKLARGDAAARLAAAPHRESGEMLLGGQEQFYLEGQIAYAVPKDDDGMHVYCSTQHPSEMQHLVAHVLGVASHNVLVECRRMGGGFGGKESQSGLFACCAALAAWKLLCPVKLRPDRDDDMMITGKRHDFHYRFDVGYDDDGRLDGVALDMTSRCGFSADLSGPVMTRAVCHFDNAYWLGDVDIAGYCGKTNTQSNTAFRGFGGPQGAFAIEYILDDVARSLDRDPLDVRYANLYGKIERNVTPYGQTVEDNVLQELLGELETTSDYRARRAGVRAFNARNTVLKKGIALTPVKFGIAFNVTHFNQAGALVHIYTDGSVLVNHGGTEMGQGLNTKVAQVVAHELGIRFGRIRVTATDTSKVANTSATAASTGSDLNGKAAQDAARQLRERLAVFAAKQYGDGKVDAADVKFGNDFVWVGGNGVPFGEVIAKAYLARVQLWSDGFYATPKLYWDQSKLQGRPFYYYSYGAAVSEVVIDTLTGEMRTLRVDALHDVGASLNPALDIGQVEGAFIQGMGWLTTEELWWNKGGKLMTHAPSTYKIPTVNDTPPEFNVRLFENRNVEDSIHRSKAVGEPPLLLPFSVFFAVRDAIAAVGDYQVNPPLDAPATGESILRAVSAVRAARAVQAG